One part of the Perognathus longimembris pacificus isolate PPM17 chromosome 10, ASM2315922v1, whole genome shotgun sequence genome encodes these proteins:
- the LOC125358045 gene encoding uncharacterized protein C11orf98-like: protein MGAPGGKINRPRTELKKKLFKRRRILNRERRLKRKVVGAVIDEGLITRHHLKKRASSARANTTLSGKKCRKLLQQIWLAQKEKAAMEVEAPSKQARTSEAQPKRQKKIKAPQDVDMEDLEEES, encoded by the coding sequence ATGGGTGCCCCGGGAGGCAAGATCAACCGGCCTCGAACAGAGTTGAAGAAGAAACTGTTCAAGCGCCGGAGGATTTTGAACCGGGAGCGGAGGCTGAAGCGCAAGGTGGTCGGGGCTGTGATAGACGAAGGGCTGATCACGAGGCATCACCTCAAGAAGAGGGCGTCCAGTGCTCGTGCCAACACTACTCTGTCTGGGAAGAAGTGCAGAAAACTCCTACAGCAGATCTGGCttgcacagaaagaaaaggcGGCTATGGAAGTGGAGGCCCCttcaaagcaagccaggacaAGTGAAGCACAGCCCAAACGTCAAAAGAAGATAAAAGCCCCCCAGGATGTAGACATGGAGGATCTTGAAGAGGAGAGTTAA